The Diabrotica undecimpunctata isolate CICGRU chromosome 3, icDiaUnde3, whole genome shotgun sequence genome includes the window ttgtacatattattGTTTGAATTGTTGTGGTTGTTTGATGTTCAGCACAAACAAAGAATTGCACGTTTTTCTGCTTTTGCGGTCCTTCTTGCGTGGACAAAGTAAACATCGCCCTGAGGATTTCAAGATGGTGGCGTCGTTTTCGCGATTCTCCCTTGGTGGCGGTGGGCATAATTCGTACATCGCGTTTATAATTCGCTTATGGAATTTTTGTGGACTTTGTAGTCGCCTATCGACATGGGGCTTTATAAGTTCTTGACCCAGGTTTAGTAAAAATTCTCTGCTTCTGTGAGAAGCCTCATACGTACGAATGGAATTCTTTGTCGTCCACAGTACGTATGCATTCAGACCTGTAATGtctagaagattttgaaacaaaacaaatggcCATCTCTTAGAGGCTCTTTTACAAGAATATTCATTTACCATTTTATCCATAGTATCTACGGCaccttttgtagaattgtaatgcAAGATTATGTCTGGCTTATAGTCCGTCTCTTCTCCGCTAATTTTATCATCGTTATGTTCTGTACTCAATAAAATTACTgccttattctttttaggaacgtAAGACGCCAGTGTTTTTTCCTCAGtgaaggcaaaaactgaggacttTTCTTATCTAGAAATATTGGGTAGTAGGGCTGGAGGAATATCCTGCTTGTTTTTTCGAAGTGTTCCACATAATGTTATTTGTCGATCTAGGAGTTGTTTTGTCAAGGGAACACTGGTAAAGAAATTATCAGTTGTGATGCCATAACCAGTTTTTAGAAATGAGACCAAATCAAGTACTACCCTTTTGCCCTGGTCTTTTTCTGGTTTGTTACcatcttttccagtataaatcTGAAGGTTGGCAGCATAGGTGATTGTTGCATCAACTAGAGCCCTTattttgatgccatacttggctggTTTTGATTTAATGTAGACTCTAAATGGACACTTACTTCTAAAACTTACAAGTTGTTCATCAACAGTTAGATGAGAGTGGCACTTAAAACTTTCTTTACAGTGTTCTACAAACTTTGTAAACACTTCCCTAAAAGCTGCTAGTTTGTCAGAACTTCTACGTTCTTCTCTAGTGTTCAAATCATCGAATCGCATAAGTGAAATTAACTCTAGCAATCGGTCACGTGACATGGCAGCCGGAAAAATAGATCGACTGTACAAATGGTTTCGACACCACAAAAAGTGCACTGGTTCCCTATTGGCTTTTAGCGCACCCGCCGTAATCAAGAGTCCCAAGACCGCATAAATTTCCACTGAATCAGTGGGCAACcaggttcttgttttattaggatttttccCATTTCAATCCTGAAAGTATTTCTCCGCTTTCTGGTTTGTACATTTGACGATGATCTCTACAATTTTCTCATCTACAAATAATTTGAAGCAATCACTAATTTTAGcgacatttttagatttttctgtaAGCCCTGGTTTTTCGAGCAAGTTTTTTGTGCGACATCTAGTTTGTCGTAAAGGACGATTTTTCCAAACTGTACCATTCTTGGAAATAAATGTGGAATCTACTGCCCCCAAAACTGGTTTATCAGAATCATTACTGTCGCTCTCAAAtggctaaaatataataaactcaagatagaaatatcgtacataaaacaaaaataaaaattacctgcaGAATTTAAGGCTCATATTCCGCTACTTCTAAATTATCATCTAATTCTGAATCATCCGATAAACTATCTCTTTCAGAAAGGTAATCATCATCACTTTCCTCTAACCACTGCACTGCAGTTTCACGATCCTGTTCTTTCCGAaggtctaactttattttttttcgaCATATCGGTATAATAAATCGTGTAATCACAAATGGATAAACTAAAACAGTATGTTAGCACTAAGTCATCCACAGAACTGATTTGTGTGTTATTGCAAACAACAGGTTTGGTGCCGTGTGCAAAACGTCTGGTTTAGTCAGTGGCGTCGACCGCAATGAACTGTACCGTGGTTGACGGAGGGGGTACAACTTGTACCCCAAGCACAGTGCTGGACTTTTCATAggtaaaaatatgtcaaattgaaaacaaatggttggatatgcttttacacatcccaatgaagaattaacagttaaacaaaattcctacatttttaaaaattattcatgaaAAATTGAATTTGGGGTACAATCTGTACCCCTCTCCGGTAGCGGAAGGTTAAACATACAAGTTTGTGGGTatacaaacatttaaaaacagTGGCGCCCCTTTATTTTTTGAAGAGTTGTTCTTTTCCTTAATTTCCTTTCTTTGTCGTTTAGTATGTTTTCTTCCTTAACGTTTCTCACTCCTAAGAACGATCCCATACTCGTACAGAACATAATCTACTCGGACTGACCAACGGTGTCTTTGAGTCTATTGTGTACCGGTGTTCTAAGATTAATTCTTTGCAATCTTGATCACTAGGTATGGTACAGTATTGGCAATCGAAATTAAGCTGTAATAGGATCGAATGGAGGATTAAGAGGAATTCGAAACTCAACTTGGGCAGTAGCTCTAATGAGGCTGAATGTTCACGtgtatattcgctccgtgcgtgaccatggtaggggtactttgaaacgatgccagcgtgcgtagcggcgaaatatgacaaaatttcacctacctttttacgcataaattttatcaaaaatgtgtgcaattGTACACAatgtatttaattgtgctaataatagcaaaaatagaaagtgtagtttttataggttcccaaagattacatataaattagagaaaagaaaaagatggatccgtgctattaatatgaaaaagtaaatatcacataacttcatttttatacaattgaaatagaaaaaatttaaattatttaccttaaatattttataaggttTCAaactaactgcagagtgcctgatgactttagcttttatatcataacttttactattactgtttttaaatacttatatgcTCTTTcccgtgaaaaacttgatttgccagtactagatttttcctttcttttccgtttgtggttgaaaagatatattataatgaattttgaaaaacccagtttttaatactacatttattttgtacataaactgaaaaaatataattaaaaagttaattattaatagttgtcaatttcgcatgtatttaacaatgtcaaacatatgtcatatgtttaatctgaaaattggtaggtccaaaactatcagatgaaggcggtaggtgtcgcgtcagtcacgcacggagcgaataagaTAGGTtccaaaaacatatttatataattgACTAGACTTCTGCTGTCTAGCATTTTCTTTGTACTCAAACGTTATATTATAGTTGGTTTGTATTTTAGGTTATCCCCAAGAGGAGACCAAACCGGTAATTATGGAAACAATAACTGAACATTCATCTAGCGAAGGAAACTATATGAGTAGAGACACTGAAGGAAAAACATTAAATCAAAATATGAAAGTTGTGACTGGACAAAGAACTTACAAATGTAACATTTGTTTCAAACAATTTcctcaaataaaaaaattgaaacaacATTTGATGATACACACCGCAGAAAAACCTTATagatgtgaaatttgttttaatatgttTGCTCGAAAAGTTTATTTAACTAAACACATGAAAGTTCATGGAGAAAAGGCTTAcaactgtgaaatttgttttaaaccgttttctcaaaaatattttttgaaaattcacTTAAGatcgcacactggagaaaaaccttataagtgtgagatttgttttaaacagttttcacTAACAGGTAATTTGAAAGCTCATCTAAggacacacactggagaaaaactttacaagtgtgaagtttgttttaaacagtttagtgaaGCAAGTAATTTGAAAGCACATTTAAGAACTCATACTGGAGAAacaccttacaagtgtgaaatctgttttaaacagttttctcaaaaatattttttgaaaattcatttaagaacgcacactggagaaaaaccttataagtgtgagatttgttttaaacagttttctcgaaaagatgttttgaaaaatcatttgcgaatacacactggagaaaaactgtATGAATGTAAAATTTGTTTGAAGCCGTTTAGTCAATCCCGTAATTTGAAAATACATTCGAGAGTACACgatggagaaaaaccttataagtgtgaaatttgttttaagcagtttattgAGGCACGTAATTTGACAACACATTTAacagtgcacactggagaaaaaccgtacaaatgtgaaatttgttttaagcagtttcgGCAAGtaggtaatttgaaaac containing:
- the LOC140436788 gene encoding uncharacterized protein isoform X2 gives rise to the protein MHAGHQTMSGYPQEETKPVIMETITEHSSSEGNYMSRDTEGKTLNQNMKVVTGQRTYKCNICFKQFPQIKKLKQHLMIHTAEKPYRCEICFNMFARKVYLTKHMKVHGEKAYNCEICFKPFSQKYFLKIHLRSHTGEKPYKCEICFKQFSLTGNLKAHLRTHTGEKLYKCEVCFKQFSEASNLKAHLRTHTGETPYKCEICFKQFSQKYFLKIHLRTHTGEKPYKCEICFKQFSRKDVLKNHLRIHTGEKLYECKICLKPFSQSRNLKIHSRVHDGEKPYKCEICFKQFIEARNLTTHLTVHTGEKPYKCEICFKQFRQVGNLKTHLRVHTGEKPFKCEICFEQFSQKSNLKAHTRTDHKV
- the LOC140436788 gene encoding uncharacterized protein isoform X1, coding for MEVKQEFTDETCKVEIEYYNGIDDALLDGLKCEIKEEFNGQSTYDYLDLKECPINNKIEQYGNKLNPFEDNQKTENGYPQEETKPVIMETITEHSSSEGNYMSRDTEGKTLNQNMKVVTGQRTYKCNICFKQFPQIKKLKQHLMIHTAEKPYRCEICFNMFARKVYLTKHMKVHGEKAYNCEICFKPFSQKYFLKIHLRSHTGEKPYKCEICFKQFSLTGNLKAHLRTHTGEKLYKCEVCFKQFSEASNLKAHLRTHTGETPYKCEICFKQFSQKYFLKIHLRTHTGEKPYKCEICFKQFSRKDVLKNHLRIHTGEKLYECKICLKPFSQSRNLKIHSRVHDGEKPYKCEICFKQFIEARNLTTHLTVHTGEKPYKCEICFKQFRQVGNLKTHLRVHTGEKPFKCEICFEQFSQKSNLKAHTRTDHKV